One genomic region from Evansella sp. LMS18 encodes:
- a CDS encoding ReoY family proteolytic degradation factor — MNNPVPVMEKRDFLKWFLDQYQLKRRECAWLLNFLMSDELLMERVHFVEQADYCPKALVISASDVDSVPFAFHKNQHVTMDAEKSFHDIRLNRNEDVYIQLNFQNKQSIPQYMAVLEENPYLPVNKEEANVQSLLAEMVLDKAVRDYQLSGLEKAIDRALADGDERTFHDLVKQYNDLKALY; from the coding sequence ATGAACAACCCTGTTCCTGTTATGGAAAAACGTGATTTCTTAAAATGGTTTCTGGATCAGTATCAGCTTAAGCGGAGAGAATGTGCCTGGCTGCTGAACTTTCTTATGAGTGATGAACTTCTCATGGAACGGGTGCATTTTGTGGAACAGGCGGACTATTGCCCAAAGGCGCTCGTAATTTCAGCGAGTGATGTGGACAGCGTTCCTTTTGCTTTCCATAAGAACCAGCATGTGACGATGGACGCGGAGAAGTCCTTTCATGACATTCGCCTGAACAGGAATGAAGACGTTTATATTCAGCTCAATTTTCAGAACAAGCAGTCAATACCGCAATATATGGCTGTACTGGAGGAAAATCCTTATCTGCCTGTAAACAAGGAAGAGGCTAATGTACAAAGCCTTCTGGCCGAAATGGTACTGGATAAGGCGGTCCGGGATTATCAGCTGTCCGGACTGGAAAAAGCAATTGACCGTGCACTCGCTGATGGAGACGAAAGGACCTTTCATGATCTGGTAAAACAATACAATGATTTAAAAGCCCTGTATTAA
- a CDS encoding YpiF family protein — MKWTTQQMDTYLNSKEYVDTAVIPLIPLDWEKDPKGKVSMGEFTSLVTEELERQFKGRIFQIAPFTYLSGEADEQKLERLLEWDRHFFKNGFKHIVYVTSDGDWKKLENELPDMLIWMPSLSLESMDASYAKEILNQQMKQVLPLITDKWQQEPKERP; from the coding sequence TTGAAGTGGACAACACAGCAAATGGATACATACCTGAATTCTAAGGAGTACGTTGACACAGCGGTTATCCCGCTTATCCCCCTCGACTGGGAAAAGGATCCAAAAGGCAAAGTATCAATGGGAGAGTTTACATCTCTTGTTACAGAAGAACTGGAAAGACAGTTCAAAGGTAGGATTTTTCAAATCGCACCTTTTACCTATTTATCCGGCGAAGCAGATGAGCAAAAATTGGAACGCCTCCTTGAATGGGACAGGCACTTTTTCAAAAACGGTTTCAAACATATCGTTTATGTTACGTCTGATGGCGACTGGAAAAAACTTGAGAATGAACTTCCGGACATGCTTATCTGGATGCCTTCATTATCCCTGGAATCAATGGATGCTTCTTATGCGAAGGAAATTTTAAACCAGCAGATGAAACAGGTACTTCCATTAATTACCGATAAATGGCAGCAGGAACCGAAAGAACGCCCTTAA
- a CDS encoding ubiquinol-cytochrome c reductase iron-sulfur subunit, translating to MEEKKHKVSRRQFLSYCLMGVGGFMAAGMISPMVRFALDPALEAGGESDFVQVTTLDDLTEDPQRFDFQVEVEDAWYTSDQPRSAWIYREGDEIVALSPTCTHLGCTVNWEGHDDHPNQFYCPCHHGRFEKDGVNIAGTPPTRPLDVYEVEVRDGSVYLGRPMQR from the coding sequence GTGGAAGAAAAGAAACACAAAGTGTCCAGACGCCAGTTTTTATCTTATTGTCTGATGGGCGTCGGCGGTTTTATGGCTGCGGGAATGATCAGTCCAATGGTACGGTTTGCACTTGACCCGGCTTTAGAGGCAGGCGGCGAATCTGATTTTGTACAAGTTACAACTCTCGATGATTTAACAGAGGATCCTCAGCGTTTCGACTTCCAGGTGGAAGTAGAAGATGCTTGGTATACATCTGACCAGCCAAGATCTGCGTGGATATACAGAGAAGGCGACGAGATTGTTGCGTTATCACCTACATGTACTCATCTGGGTTGTACAGTTAACTGGGAAGGGCATGATGATCATCCGAATCAGTTTTACTGCCCATGCCACCACGGGCGTTTTGAGAAGGATGGAGTAAATATTGCAGGAACGCCACCGACGCGCCCGCTTGACGTGTATGAAGTGGAAGTACGTGACGGAAGCGTGTATTTAGGAAGACCTATGCAACGGTAG
- the qcrB gene encoding menaquinol-cytochrome c reductase cytochrome b subunit, which yields MLQKIYDWVDERLDITPMWRDIADHEVPEHVNPAHHFSAFVYCFGGLTFFVTVIQILSGMFLTMYYVPDIIHAYESVYFLQNEVTHGVIVRGMHHWGASLVIVMMFLHTLRVFFTGSYKKPRELNWVVGVLMFFVMLGLGFTGYLLPWDMKAYFATVVGLEIAESVPVVGEFAKALLAGGEIIGAQTLTRFFAIHVFFLPGALLGLLAAHFIMIRKQGISGPL from the coding sequence ATGTTACAAAAAATTTATGATTGGGTGGATGAACGTCTTGATATTACGCCTATGTGGCGGGATATCGCCGACCATGAGGTTCCGGAACACGTTAACCCGGCCCATCATTTTTCAGCTTTTGTTTATTGTTTCGGAGGATTGACATTTTTCGTCACCGTTATCCAGATCCTTTCCGGAATGTTTTTAACAATGTATTATGTACCGGATATTATCCATGCATATGAATCAGTTTATTTCCTGCAGAATGAGGTAACTCATGGTGTAATCGTTCGTGGTATGCACCATTGGGGGGCGAGTCTTGTTATCGTCATGATGTTCCTTCATACTCTCCGGGTATTCTTCACTGGTTCTTATAAAAAACCACGTGAATTAAACTGGGTTGTCGGAGTTCTGATGTTCTTTGTAATGCTTGGCCTTGGTTTCACAGGCTATCTCCTTCCATGGGATATGAAAGCTTACTTTGCAACAGTGGTAGGACTTGAAATTGCAGAAAGTGTTCCGGTTGTGGGAGAATTTGCGAAGGCTCTGTTAGCCGGCGGCGAAATTATCGGTGCTCAGACGCTGACCAGGTTCTTTGCGATCCATGTATTCTTCCTGCCTGGAGCTTTACTGGGATTACTTGCAGCCCACTTTATCATGATTCGTAAGCAAGGAATCTCCGGTCCATTGTAA
- a CDS encoding menaquinol-cytochrome c reductase cytochrome b/c subunit, translated as MQRGKGMKFVGDSRIPAERKPNIPKDYSEYPGKTEAFWPNFLLREWMIGAVFLVGYLCLTVAHPSPLERVADPTDSGYIPLPDWYFLFLYQLLKYEFAAGPYTVIGAVVMPGIAFGALLLAPWLDTGVERRPFKRPIATGLMMLGVISVIFLTWESVDEHDWEAAAQQGEIVDDIEVDEESEAFEIYLNQQSCIGCHGGDMLGGAAGPSVFASEYTAEEVKDIIENGLGDMPPGQFEGTDEELETLAAFIANDGQDPNGDGGDDEE; from the coding sequence ATGCAACGCGGGAAAGGTATGAAATTTGTCGGGGATTCCCGGATACCGGCTGAAAGAAAGCCGAACATACCAAAAGATTATTCTGAATACCCAGGTAAAACAGAGGCATTCTGGCCGAATTTCCTGCTTCGTGAATGGATGATTGGGGCTGTTTTTCTCGTCGGTTATCTATGTTTAACAGTGGCGCACCCGTCGCCGCTTGAACGTGTGGCAGATCCGACGGACTCGGGCTACATACCATTGCCTGACTGGTATTTCTTATTCTTGTATCAATTACTGAAGTATGAATTCGCTGCAGGGCCGTATACAGTTATTGGCGCTGTGGTTATGCCTGGTATTGCTTTCGGTGCGCTTCTTCTTGCACCATGGCTTGACACAGGGGTGGAAAGACGTCCATTTAAGCGTCCTATCGCAACCGGCCTTATGATGCTTGGTGTCATCTCAGTTATTTTCCTGACATGGGAATCTGTAGATGAGCATGACTGGGAAGCTGCAGCGCAGCAGGGTGAAATTGTCGATGATATAGAAGTCGATGAAGAGTCCGAGGCCTTTGAGATTTATCTCAATCAGCAGTCCTGTATAGGCTGTCATGGCGGTGACATGCTTGGTGGAGCCGCAGGTCCAAGTGTCTTTGCAAGTGAATACACTGCAGAGGAAGTTAAGGACATCATCGAAAATGGTCTTGGAGATATGCCTCCTGGACAATTCGAGGGAACTGATGAAGAACTTGAAACACTTGCTGCATTTATCGCAAACGACGGCCAGGATCCAAATGGTGACGGCGGAGACGATGAAGAGTAA
- a CDS encoding DUF1405 domain-containing protein, translating to MWKEYLIAMLRDRAFLWILLIINILGTIYGYIWYIPQLERTPGVFLIFVPDSPTASLFFCFVLAAFLMRKSIPLIEALAAVTLLKYGIWAVAMIVAAAAAGDTLTWQQYMLIGSHLGMAVQGLLYSPFYRIKAWHLIAAAVWTLHNDVIDYIYGMHPWVSSSIYSYINEIAYFTFWLSIACLLTVYVCNKYIEKSEL from the coding sequence ATGTGGAAAGAATATTTAATCGCAATGTTAAGAGACAGAGCATTCCTTTGGATACTTCTCATAATAAATATATTAGGAACTATTTATGGCTACATATGGTACATCCCGCAGCTGGAACGCACTCCTGGTGTATTTCTCATTTTCGTTCCTGACAGCCCTACAGCAAGTTTATTCTTTTGCTTTGTTTTAGCTGCATTTCTCATGAGAAAAAGCATTCCCTTAATCGAAGCTTTGGCAGCAGTAACACTGCTGAAATACGGAATTTGGGCGGTAGCCATGATTGTAGCGGCAGCGGCCGCCGGGGACACGCTCACATGGCAGCAATATATGCTGATTGGCTCTCACCTGGGAATGGCTGTACAAGGGTTGCTGTACTCGCCTTTTTACCGAATAAAGGCCTGGCACTTAATAGCGGCCGCTGTATGGACTTTGCATAATGATGTCATTGATTATATTTATGGTATGCATCCGTGGGTTTCCAGTTCTATCTACTCTTATATAAATGAGATCGCTTATTTCACGTTCTGGCTGAGCATTGCCTGCTTATTGACAGTATATGTGTGTAATAAATATATAGAGAAAAGTGAACTTTAA
- a CDS encoding sporulation protein YpjB — translation MAERLLILILILCTVLFLPFAAISADTEGEKTGAELWRQLNHTSDTILQYIRESRYEEAHQLLDSFSDQFLSIRASDYHLSMSELQVITSVYEEVDEAVVSVSLPHEERVNKAAKLRLLVDVYDKAHQPLWKKTKSSLFEPASALKAAVEEGDTGKFTQNMERLTGAYEIVKPAWSVSLKPEEFQQLNALVNYLKNTGLQGENTAVLLDRINLLEAKLTYIFEGKKDEASDPSLIWVILTIGGAIVTALTYSGWRKYKGEKEEEYKPEKRRNR, via the coding sequence ATGGCCGAAAGATTATTAATTTTAATCCTAATCTTATGCACAGTATTATTCCTGCCTTTCGCGGCAATCAGCGCGGATACGGAGGGAGAAAAGACAGGTGCAGAATTATGGAGACAGCTTAATCATACGAGCGATACTATATTGCAGTATATCAGGGAAAGCCGTTATGAGGAGGCTCATCAGCTGCTGGATAGTTTCTCGGATCAGTTTTTATCCATCAGGGCGTCGGATTATCATCTGTCAATGTCTGAGCTGCAAGTGATTACTTCAGTTTATGAAGAAGTTGACGAGGCTGTAGTAAGTGTCTCGCTTCCCCACGAAGAACGGGTAAATAAGGCTGCAAAACTCAGACTCCTGGTCGATGTGTATGATAAAGCACATCAGCCATTATGGAAAAAAACAAAGAGTTCTCTTTTTGAACCTGCTTCAGCTTTAAAAGCTGCCGTAGAAGAAGGCGATACAGGTAAATTCACTCAAAACATGGAGCGGCTTACCGGTGCTTACGAGATAGTGAAGCCAGCCTGGTCTGTAAGTCTTAAACCAGAGGAGTTCCAGCAGCTGAATGCTCTTGTCAACTATCTTAAAAACACAGGTCTGCAAGGGGAGAATACAGCAGTCCTCCTCGACAGGATAAATCTGCTGGAAGCGAAACTTACTTATATCTTTGAGGGTAAGAAGGACGAAGCTTCAGACCCTTCGTTAATATGGGTGATTTTAACAATCGGAGGAGCAATCGTCACAGCCCTCACTTACAGCGGCTGGAGAAAATATAAAGGTGAAAAAGAGGAAGAATATAAACCGGAAAAAAGGCGGAACAGATAA
- a CDS encoding zinc metallopeptidase yields MFETFGGFLIYLAILFLVPLWAQMRVKGTYQKYSQVASSSGMAGAEVARKILDDNGLYDVTVEPVKGKLTDHYDPRKKAVRLSEQNYYGNSVAGAAVAAHEVGHAIQDAEGYAFLRFRHALVPVASFGSNISFFLILAGIFMGATNMFLAGIIFMSAAVLFQVITLPVEFNASNRAMEQVVSVGVIRNEEERETKKVLNAAALTYVAAALVAVMELVRFILMFVAMNRD; encoded by the coding sequence ATGTTTGAAACATTCGGGGGTTTTCTCATCTACCTTGCTATATTATTTTTAGTGCCTCTCTGGGCCCAGATGAGAGTGAAAGGAACTTATCAAAAGTACTCTCAGGTAGCTTCTTCTTCAGGTATGGCCGGAGCGGAGGTTGCCAGAAAAATATTAGATGACAACGGTCTTTACGACGTGACAGTTGAACCGGTCAAAGGCAAGCTGACAGACCATTACGATCCCCGTAAGAAGGCTGTCCGTCTATCTGAACAAAATTATTACGGAAATTCCGTTGCTGGTGCAGCTGTGGCAGCGCACGAAGTTGGACATGCAATCCAGGATGCGGAAGGGTACGCTTTCCTCCGTTTCCGTCATGCTCTTGTACCGGTCGCGAGCTTTGGCTCAAATATTTCGTTTTTCCTTATACTTGCGGGGATCTTTATGGGAGCGACGAACATGTTCCTCGCTGGTATCATCTTTATGTCCGCCGCGGTACTGTTCCAGGTCATTACACTTCCGGTTGAGTTCAATGCTTCCAACCGTGCAATGGAGCAGGTAGTTTCCGTAGGGGTAATTCGGAACGAAGAGGAACGGGAAACGAAGAAGGTCTTAAACGCTGCAGCACTCACATACGTTGCTGCTGCGCTCGTAGCGGTAATGGAACTTGTAAGGTTTATCCTTATGTTTGTTGCTATGAACAGAGATTAA
- a CDS encoding YitT family protein produces the protein MAGSIKIQNIIFILIGTAIMSFGLVYFNMENNLADGGFTGITLILYFVFSIDPAYSNLVLNIPLFLIGWKVLGRNVFVYTIIGTFAVSLFLWLFQRYPIISLPLQDDMTLAALFAGVFIGVGLGIVFRFGGTTGGVDIIAKMGFKYLGWSMGKTMFMFDAAVITTSLVYLNYREAMYTLVAVFIAAKVIDFMQQGAYSGKAAMIISEHGPEIAATILREMDRGATILKGKGTFTGMDREVLYCVVGRNEMVRLKNLIAKVDPHAFVTLGDVQDVMGEGFTFDEHKRPLER, from the coding sequence GTGGCCGGTTCGATTAAAATACAAAATATCATTTTTATCCTGATAGGTACAGCCATCATGTCATTCGGGCTCGTTTATTTCAATATGGAAAACAACCTTGCTGACGGGGGATTCACAGGTATTACACTGATTCTTTATTTTGTCTTTTCCATCGATCCTGCATACTCTAACCTCGTCTTAAATATACCTTTATTTCTGATTGGGTGGAAGGTTCTGGGCCGTAATGTTTTTGTTTACACGATTATCGGGACATTCGCTGTTTCCCTTTTCCTCTGGCTGTTTCAAAGATACCCAATTATTTCCCTGCCATTGCAGGACGATATGACACTGGCCGCTTTGTTTGCTGGCGTGTTTATAGGAGTAGGTCTGGGAATAGTTTTCCGTTTCGGCGGGACAACCGGCGGTGTGGATATTATCGCCAAAATGGGTTTTAAATACTTAGGCTGGAGTATGGGTAAAACGATGTTCATGTTCGATGCCGCGGTTATCACCACTTCTCTTGTCTATCTTAATTACCGGGAAGCGATGTACACCCTGGTAGCTGTTTTCATAGCTGCTAAAGTGATTGATTTCATGCAGCAAGGTGCTTATTCAGGCAAAGCTGCCATGATAATTTCCGAGCACGGTCCGGAAATAGCCGCCACAATCCTCCGGGAAATGGACCGAGGTGCTACTATATTAAAAGGGAAAGGCACCTTTACGGGAATGGATCGTGAAGTACTGTACTGTGTAGTGGGGAGAAACGAGATGGTGAGACTGAAAAATCTGATCGCTAAAGTAGATCCCCACGCTTTCGTTACCTTAGGAGACGTACAGGACGTAATGGGAGAAGGTTTTACATTTGACGAACATAAGCGGCCATTAGAGCGATAG
- a CDS encoding nucleotide pyrophosphohydrolase — translation MADKTVQDLQKEVDEYISQFKEGYFSPLAMMARLTEETGELAREINHYYGEKPKKSSEEEKTVEQEIGDLLFVLICLSNSLDINMEEAFDIVMEKFRTRDKDRWTKIEGSESKK, via the coding sequence ATGGCTGATAAAACAGTGCAGGATTTACAAAAGGAAGTTGATGAGTACATAAGCCAGTTTAAAGAAGGGTATTTCAGCCCCCTCGCAATGATGGCCCGTCTCACGGAGGAAACAGGTGAACTGGCCAGGGAAATTAATCATTATTACGGGGAAAAACCTAAGAAATCCAGTGAAGAAGAGAAGACAGTTGAACAGGAAATAGGAGATTTGTTATTCGTTTTAATCTGCCTTTCTAACTCACTGGATATAAATATGGAAGAAGCGTTTGACATAGTAATGGAAAAGTTCCGGACAAGGGATAAAGACCGCTGGACAAAAATCGAAGGGAGCGAATCAAAAAAATGA
- the dapB gene encoding 4-hydroxy-tetrahydrodipicolinate reductase, with the protein MIKIAIAGPRGKMGQEAVKMVHAEESFELVAVIDRKFNGMLMSEAEGMEPLDIPVYTDMEECFQKEECDVLIDLTAPETGKKHMLTAFEYGVRPVVGTTGFTDEDIEELSQIAENKQLGAIIAPNFAIGAILMMKFSQIAAKYMPDVEIIEQHHDRKLDAPSGTAAKTARLISEVREAKQQGHPEETEQLEGSRGADFEGMRIHSVRLPGLVAHQEVIFGGEGQSLKVRHDSYNRTSFMPGVKLACEEVMKLDILVYGLEQIIE; encoded by the coding sequence ATGATCAAAATAGCAATTGCAGGGCCAAGAGGAAAAATGGGTCAGGAAGCAGTAAAGATGGTTCACGCTGAAGAAAGCTTTGAACTTGTGGCAGTAATAGACAGAAAGTTCAACGGAATGCTTATGAGTGAAGCAGAGGGAATGGAGCCGCTGGATATACCTGTCTACACGGATATGGAGGAATGCTTCCAAAAAGAAGAATGTGATGTGTTAATAGATCTGACTGCTCCTGAAACCGGCAAAAAACATATGCTCACGGCATTTGAATATGGAGTAAGGCCTGTTGTAGGCACCACTGGTTTCACAGATGAGGATATCGAAGAACTGTCTCAGATTGCGGAAAATAAACAGCTTGGTGCAATCATAGCTCCTAACTTCGCTATTGGGGCGATATTAATGATGAAGTTTTCCCAGATTGCAGCTAAATATATGCCCGATGTGGAAATAATCGAGCAGCATCACGACCGTAAACTCGACGCACCATCCGGAACAGCAGCTAAGACTGCCCGGCTTATTTCTGAAGTCAGGGAAGCGAAGCAGCAAGGCCATCCTGAGGAAACGGAACAGCTTGAAGGTTCAAGAGGAGCCGACTTTGAAGGAATGAGAATCCACAGCGTCAGGCTCCCAGGCCTTGTAGCCCATCAGGAGGTCATTTTCGGGGGAGAGGGGCAGTCGTTAAAGGTGCGTCATGATTCCTATAACAGAACGTCCTTCATGCCTGGTGTCAAACTTGCATGTGAAGAGGTTATGAAGCTGGATATCCTTGTTTACGGCCTGGAACAAATTATTGAATAA
- a CDS encoding methylglyoxal synthase, translating to MNIAFIAHDEKKDEIVQFATAYEEVLKDHNLFSTGTTGTRIMEATSLKLHKYQSGPLGGDQQIGAMIAENNMDCVIFFKDPLTAQPHEPDISALIRLCDVYSIPLATNMATAEILLRGMQRGDFEWRELIKEKKKEDDSDEQEKA from the coding sequence ATGAATATAGCTTTTATTGCTCATGACGAGAAAAAGGATGAGATAGTGCAGTTTGCGACCGCATATGAAGAGGTTTTAAAAGACCACAACCTGTTTTCAACCGGAACGACAGGAACAAGGATAATGGAGGCTACCTCTCTGAAACTCCATAAATACCAGTCAGGGCCCCTTGGAGGAGATCAGCAGATCGGTGCTATGATTGCTGAAAATAATATGGACTGTGTTATCTTCTTCAAGGACCCACTGACAGCACAGCCTCATGAACCTGACATAAGTGCGCTTATCCGCCTGTGTGATGTCTACAGCATCCCTCTGGCTACGAATATGGCCACCGCAGAAATCCTGTTAAGAGGGATGCAGAGAGGGGATTTTGAATGGCGGGAGTTAATAAAGGAAAAAAAGAAAGAAGATGATTCTGATGAGCAGGAGAAAGCTTGA
- the bshB1 gene encoding bacillithiol biosynthesis deacetylase BshB1 produces the protein MSRRKLDILAVGAHPDDVEIGMGGTIAKYCQEGYTAGIVNLTKAELSSNGTIEERQKEAEKAAEILKVSSRRQLSFPDRRLNVYKEEAIEALVDIIREYRPRLVFAPHWKDRHPDHGHCGDIVREAVFSAGIKKYLEECPFPAYRPSALYYYQINGSEVPDFVVDISDFLPAKLEALASYKSQFQGGDSKTSTPLNNGYIDRLKSRERVLGFEAGVEYAEGFISEKPVLIHHLLGDHN, from the coding sequence ATGAGCAGGAGAAAGCTTGATATCCTTGCAGTAGGCGCCCATCCTGATGACGTGGAGATAGGTATGGGCGGTACGATTGCAAAGTATTGCCAGGAAGGATACACTGCCGGAATTGTAAACCTTACTAAAGCAGAACTTTCATCGAACGGTACAATAGAAGAAAGGCAGAAAGAAGCGGAGAAAGCAGCGGAAATTTTAAAGGTCTCCAGCCGCCGTCAGCTATCCTTTCCGGACCGGAGGCTTAACGTATACAAAGAGGAAGCGATTGAAGCATTAGTGGACATTATCAGGGAATACAGGCCCAGACTGGTTTTTGCTCCTCACTGGAAAGACAGGCATCCTGATCATGGACATTGCGGGGACATCGTGAGGGAAGCTGTGTTCTCGGCAGGTATAAAAAAATATTTGGAAGAGTGTCCTTTTCCGGCATACAGACCTTCTGCCTTATATTACTACCAAATAAACGGGAGTGAGGTCCCGGATTTTGTCGTTGATATTTCTGATTTTCTTCCAGCAAAGCTTGAGGCGTTAGCAAGTTATAAGAGTCAGTTTCAGGGGGGAGATTCCAAAACATCCACCCCGCTTAATAACGGATACATAGATCGGCTGAAATCCCGGGAGAGAGTATTAGGGTTCGAGGCCGGAGTCGAATACGCAGAAGGATTTATTTCTGAAAAACCTGTACTTATACACCATTTACTGGGAGATCATAATTAA
- the bshA gene encoding N-acetyl-alpha-D-glucosaminyl L-malate synthase BshA — protein sequence MNYKIGITCYPTIGGSGVVATELGKALAEKGHQIHFITSSIPFRLENGSANIYFHEVEVNQYSVFRYPPYDIALASKMAEIAKREELDILHVHYAIPHAISAFLAKEMVGDHLKVITTLHGTDITILGHDPSLSDMIRFGIERSDVVTAVSRSLAEDTKQLLQIERDIETVYNCIDHRVYYPRGTTDLREENGIGKNEKIIVHISNFRQVKRVSDVVKVFYEVQKELDAVLLLIGEGPDLPVVNQLAKRLGISHKIKFLGNQRRVADLLAMSDLKLLLSEKESFGLVILEAMACGVPVIGTNIGGIPEVIKHGESGYICELGDIEDIAGKSIKILTDDELHSRMSENALRTAQVDFHQDKIVSHYEKIYQEAIDGKKGLMEW from the coding sequence ATGAATTATAAAATCGGTATTACATGTTACCCGACAATAGGCGGTTCCGGAGTAGTTGCTACAGAGCTTGGTAAAGCTCTTGCGGAAAAAGGGCATCAAATTCATTTTATTACCTCCAGTATCCCGTTTCGCCTTGAAAATGGCAGTGCTAATATATATTTTCATGAAGTGGAGGTTAATCAGTACTCTGTATTTCGTTATCCCCCATACGATATTGCTTTAGCGAGCAAAATGGCTGAGATTGCGAAAAGGGAAGAACTGGATATCCTTCATGTGCATTATGCTATTCCACATGCGATCAGCGCATTCCTCGCTAAAGAGATGGTTGGCGATCACTTGAAGGTAATAACTACGCTGCATGGAACAGATATAACAATTCTTGGCCATGACCCTTCCTTGTCGGATATGATCCGTTTCGGGATTGAGCGTTCTGACGTAGTAACTGCCGTTTCCCGAAGCCTTGCGGAGGACACGAAACAGCTGCTCCAGATTGAAAGGGATATTGAAACGGTTTATAACTGCATTGATCACCGTGTATATTACCCTCGTGGGACAACTGATCTTCGTGAAGAAAACGGAATAGGGAAAAACGAGAAAATTATCGTCCATATATCAAATTTCCGCCAGGTTAAAAGAGTTTCGGATGTGGTGAAAGTCTTCTATGAAGTTCAGAAAGAGTTGGATGCTGTCCTTCTTCTCATCGGGGAAGGACCGGATCTTCCTGTTGTAAATCAACTTGCAAAGCGTCTTGGAATCTCACATAAAATCAAATTTCTCGGAAATCAAAGGCGAGTAGCAGATCTTCTCGCTATGAGTGATCTGAAACTTCTACTGTCTGAAAAAGAAAGCTTTGGCCTTGTGATTCTTGAAGCTATGGCTTGTGGTGTACCGGTCATTGGCACGAATATAGGGGGGATCCCTGAAGTTATTAAACACGGTGAGAGCGGGTATATTTGTGAACTTGGCGATATTGAAGATATAGCCGGGAAATCAATCAAAATATTAACAGACGATGAATTACACAGCAGAATGTCTGAGAATGCCCTGAGAACAGCCCAGGTGGACTTCCATCAGGATAAAATTGTTTCTCATTATGAAAAGATTTACCAGGAAGCTATCGACGGCAAAAAGGGCTTGATGGAATGGTAA